CTCGAGCGGGCCGAGGCGGCGGCGCCCACCGCCGTTCTCGAAGGTGTGCTGGTGTCGGAGCTGGTGACCGGCGGGACCGAGACCGTGCTCGGCGTCGCCGACGACCCGCTCTTCGGCCCGACCGTGATGCTCGGCCTCGGCGGCGTCTTCGTGGAGGTCCTGGGCGACGTCACCTTCCGGGTGCCACCGTTCGACCGGGCCGACGCCCGCCGGATGATGAGCGAGCTCAGGGGGGCGTCCCTCCTGACCGGCGCCCGAGGCCGCCCGCCGGCCGATGTCGGTGCCCTGGTCGACGTCATCATGCGAGTCCAGCGCCTCGCTGTCGATCTCGCCGGCGAGGTCGCCGAGTTGGACATCAACCCCCTGATCGTGAGACCAAAGGGTGCGGTAGCCGTGGACGCGCTGGTCGTGTGCCGATGACCCACGACGGCGCCTGAACGACGCAAGGAGTGGTATGAGCGAGGACGAGCGGCCGCTCGAAGAGCTGGTTCGCTACCAGGTCGACAACGGCGTGGCCCGCATCACCATCGACCGACCGGAGATGGGCAACGCCCTCACGACAGCGATGCGAGACCGGATAGCCGAGCTCTTCGAAGCGGTGTCGGGGACCCTGGCGGTGCGGTCCGTGCTGCTGTCGGGCACGGGCCGGGCCTTCTGCACCGGCGCCGACCTGCGCGGGCCGCAGGCTCAGGCCCCCCCGATCCCCGGCAACGAGCGGCCGTCCGGAGCGCCCGAGCGCACCGCCGGCGACGGCGCCCGCATGATCCGGCGGGGATGGCAGCGGCTCATCGCCGCCGTCCTCGATGCCGAGAAGCCCGTCGTGTGCGCGTTGAACGGCACGGCGGCGGGCGGCGGCGCCCACCTGGCCCTGGCCTGCGACCTCATCGTCATGGCCGAGGAGGCCCGCCTCATCGAGGTGTTCGTGCGGCGGGGCATCCTTCCCGACGCCGGTGGCTGCTTCATCCTGCCTCGCATCGTGGGGGTCCAGCGGGCGAAGGAGATCATGTTCTTCGGTGACGACGTGAGCGCGGCTGCGGCGGAGCGGATCGGTCTGGTCAACGCCGTCGTGCCCACCTCGGAGCTGGACAAGACGGCGAGCCAGTGGGCGGAGCGGCTGGCGACCGGGCCCACCAAGGCCATCGCCCTCACCAAATGGCTGCTCAACCGGTCGCTGGACTCAGACCGTTTGACCGCCTTCCAGGAGGAGTCCTGGGCCCAGGAGGTGGTGACCGGCACGGCGGACTGCATGGAAGGGCGCACCAGCTTCGCGGAGCGGCGCCCCCCCGCATTCAAGGGCTGGTAGGAACGGCCATGCTGAAGGATCGGGCCGCCATCGTCGGCATCGGCCAGACGCCGTACGCCAAGTCGCTCCCCGGCACGGAGCTGTCGATGGCCTGCCAGGCCATCACGGCGGCGTTGCAGGATGCGGGCATCGCGCCCGGCGACGTGGACGCGCTCTCTTCCTACGCGATGGAGCAGAACGTGGAGGTGGAGGTCGCCCGCAACGTCGGCATGGGCGACATCACCTACTTCAGCCAGGTCGGCTACGGCGGGGGCGCCGGGTGCGCGGTCGTCGGCCACGCGGCGATGGCGGTGGCGACCGGCCAGGCCGAGGTGGCCGTGGCCTGGCGATCACGCAAGCGGGGCTCGGCCGCCAGTCGCCCCTGGTCCCAGGTCGCCCCGAGAGTGTCAGGTCCCGGCCAGTGGTCACGACCCTGGGGCCTGCTGCGCCC
This DNA window, taken from Acidimicrobiales bacterium, encodes the following:
- a CDS encoding enoyl-CoA hydratase-related protein, whose amino-acid sequence is MSEDERPLEELVRYQVDNGVARITIDRPEMGNALTTAMRDRIAELFEAVSGTLAVRSVLLSGTGRAFCTGADLRGPQAQAPPIPGNERPSGAPERTAGDGARMIRRGWQRLIAAVLDAEKPVVCALNGTAAGGGAHLALACDLIVMAEEARLIEVFVRRGILPDAGGCFILPRIVGVQRAKEIMFFGDDVSAAAAERIGLVNAVVPTSELDKTASQWAERLATGPTKAIALTKWLLNRSLDSDRLTAFQEESWAQEVVTGTADCMEGRTSFAERRPPAFKGW